The sequence CAAGATCAATGTAGTTGAGTATCATATGTCAATTGATAATAAATAGGCAGTCCTTTTCTGTCCTGTGCTTGCTCTATGTatatattgattttcttttttcattttatatatcaaAAGCGCTTTCAAGGAAAttcctcatcatcagttgataataattaaagctaataaaacactaaatataaatattattacatatatggcATAATATAtgctgtcaaataattaaaaaacaattttttatttatttattaaacatgtttGTGGCCAGCCACTAAATACAGCActgtactattattttataaactttacctAATATTGacaaaagtgctgctatctatagcAGCTTTGATAAGAGTATCATATCAAACTCTGTCTACAGATTGTTTAAGCtgaatttctgtatatatatatatatatatatgatatttttctaaaatgtccaattttttattattatcattttcttttgtggcttcaattattttctaattattgtaaGTCAGTAATAGAATGTTTATTCATCATCAAATGGTCATCAACATTAGAAAACCCCAATTTATTGtgtatataatatctaaaatgttcCGCAAATCTTACTTTAAATGATCTGTTAGTTTTCCcgatataaattttatcacagtcattacatattattttataaatgtcacaaacaactattaaaatcattatcattatggttcttttttaaatgtcttattataTGGTTGTtgggtttatatttttcatcattataaacattaattaaatcttcaataatattagtataagagaattttatatagatattatgaGCACTGTGTGAATTACTTATAGGTTTCAACATTGttaagttttagattttaaattttgttttttataaatattatcaattagcgagattttatatccattttttaatgcgatactctttataatatttatttctgtatctaATTTTTCCCTGTTCTGTGATAGTATAATTAAACCACTGGGTTATCCGTATCAGCTGATGactcccatatcagctgatttggaagtcgcgagtcattcaagtcctagtaaagtcagttatttttacacaaatttgaatactagattgtggatactggttgttctttagtggttgggtttcaattaaccacacatctcaggaatggtcgaactgagattgtacaagtctacacttcatttacactcatacatatcatccttattcatcttatgaagtaatacctgaacgataatttccaaaggctaaacaggaaaaagaaaaaaaaagacagtaTAGTTAAGCAAAGTAAGtgttaaagaaaacagaaaaacctTCCCAGTTTTCATCTTCTATCTTATCAAAATGAGTTTCTACAAGGTATTGGTATGAAACTTTTCTTGTTGCTTTATAGAAGGTTGCAAATTACagcttttttttctgtaatttagcCTTGAATTAATCACCTGTgcaagattttctttctttttctgtttagcctccgggaattaccattcaggtattacttcagaagatgatgtgtatgagtgtaaatgaagtgtagtctttgtacagtctcagttcaaccattcctgagatgtgtggttaattgaaacccaaccatcaaagaacaccggtatccgcgatgtagtattcaaatctgtataaaagtaactgcctttactaggacttgaacgctggaactctcaacttccaaatcagctgatttgggaagatgcgttcctcactagatcaacccggtggatgTCCTGTGTAAGACTGAATTGATTGTAATGCACTTATCTTTGTTTGAGTATAAAATATTAGAgtcaatatttaatgttaatttttatattcttttgtgtaaaattttcagaCTTACTGTGGTTACTACAAACATCATGTTCAGAGTGGCCTAGTTGGAGCTGAATTAATATTGGAAGCTATGGGTTATAAACGAACTAGCCAGTCTTCCCTTGTATTAGATGGCCCGGTTGATCCTGATAGAGTTTCAATTGTTTCGCAAGATTCACTTATTGCATTAGTTGAATGTCAGGTAtgcatattttaaagataataggttaaattttttatggttttagtgcttaatttttgtgatttaattttatttatgcaatatttcttgtaatattcaTTTGTAATCTACACTTGATATTATTCTGGAACAAGGTCTCACCGTACTCAAGACACGCACTGCATGCAGTAGAATAGAGACTGTTGACGAAGTGGTTTCTCTAATAGTTCTTCACCGAACGAAAAAATCTTTTGCATATCACCATCTCAAGGATATGAAATACCTATGAGATTTGGATGTGAATGAAACCTTAATGTGCTAATAGATTAGttatatagtgaacatcattattcaaaagaaagcaattctgtttgttttctCGTGTATCTCAAGTACTTTACATGAATCAAAGTGAATAAATTTGGGTCAGGCTGTTTGTTAATGAATGGTAAAAGTCATGAGAACAGTATTTCCTTGCaggaattgaaattattttgtaactgtgACTTTTtttgagacagacttataggccacatactaaggcatcctggaatagtcgctttaatattggaaggacaggtagaaggaaaaaattgtgtagggagggcacgtttggaatatgtaaaacaaatttttagggatgtaggatgtagagggtatactgaaatgaaacgactagcactagatagggaatcttggagagctgcatcaaaccagtcaaatgactgaagacaaaaaaaaaatgacttttttaacacatttttaggTTTCAACACCTGAAATGTCCCAAGGAGTCACACAAAATTGAAGGATGAAATGCCAATGGCTACAGTATGTTTATAGCAGTAACTTCTTAAAGCATTCATGGTAGATTCTGAAATTAAGGTATGCTCTGCTTGTTGTTGGAATTGGAAATTCTGGTTGCTAATGCCCATcgcattcatttaaattaaaaaagttcaataaatttaaaaaagaagatttggaataaattttattttattaagttaattttatttttgttatgattaatGAACATTCATTAGATTAAAATGTTATGATATCCAAAATGTGTTCTAGAATCGCTTTCAGCCTGGTACTTCAGGAAATACTCttcaaattctaattaattttattgcattaccaGTACTATCTTTGCCGATcagcttttacaaaataaaactctttatttatttgaaaagctGCTAAATTGTTTAAGTTACtgtttttaaatgtgaatttaaatgttattgttaGTAGTGTATTTTGCTAATTAGGATTCAGTTTACAGCACTGTCTTAAGGTGTCAGCCGGACACTGAAAAAGTccaattgttttataattctcGTTCTTTGTggcatatcatttttaaataaagaattattaatttaatgttgctaatgaatttttattttataatttttttatcttattctttCTAGATAATACGGACAATTTATGCTGAAGTACTGAAATTAATACCAACTTGTAGTTGGTCAGATGTCTTGCGGTTTAGAGAGCAACATGCTGGAAGTCCTGAACAAGCTATTACCTGTCTTAATTATAGGTAAAGGAAAATTCTTTAGTTAGTAATAGGTGTAACTATCTtaacatctttattattattattattattattttattaataaacatgttaTCATCATTCTCAGTACAATTTACATAAGTGAAAGAAAGTTTTGTTCAACATTGAAAATTGGCTTGAACtcagttgaaaaatttatattctaagtTCTTCTTTTGTAGATTCTAAGCGattagaatatttttagattgtttgatattaaaataattttttgataaaaaaaacaaaggctCAAATTTATATAGtacttgatttgttttatttgtcagtaaattgaaatgattaaacagttgtgtttaattttctttctccTAATTACAGGGTGTTCTATATAAACGCAATCTATTTGTCagtaggtatatttaaataaaaaaaggctttagtaagttattaaattaaatattttatttctaaactttccaataaattaaattctggaGTAAATGCTGGAAGTGGCTGCTATCTTCATGAATACATGATTCCACCCTTTTTACTGTGTTTCTTAAAACTGTTTTCAGAGTTTGTgggttaatatttaaaacagactGTTCGATATTGATTCTTCAGGTGTtcatggtttgttgctgtaggctcaTTTTTTGAGGTAACCACAAAGAAAAAATCTGgtgcagtcaaatctggagatcttggtggtcaGAAGCCATGACCAATAATGTGATCACCAAAGAATTTGTTAGTGAAATCAGAAGTTTATTGTACATAGTATGTTGTTGCACCCGTCATGTTGGAAGCAGCAGTATAGATGCTCCTTTTTCAAGAATGcaatgaattgaattgaattgctgtaaaatattctgatattcgCAGTAATAGTGTACTTGAAGAAAAgaggaccaataattttttttgtgatatcgcACACCATCTTCAGTGGGTGCAATTGTTTTTCAATCACATctcatcaatgaaaaaaaataaaagtccatAACATCAATATCCTCATGCACGAATCGACGAAACCAATGACAATATTCTAGCTTTTTTTCTTTGTCTGGATCAAGAAGTTTGAATTCAATGTGgtcgtaagtttaatttttttgtcacccAATGAACAGTTGattgtcataaattaattttagctgACAAGcgtctaattgatttttttggcgAGGCAGTTAATCAGTCTTTAATTTTAGCAACTGTGTCTGCATTCATCACTGTCATTGATCTTTTATGTTCCTTTTTATTAAGAGAACCTGTCTCTAAATTTAGCCACTAACCTCAGAACTGATGTCTTGTTAGCTACTGGTTTATCATGGTATTTATGGCAAAAAAATTCTTGTGCTTCACTTGTTGGACAAGTCCATTAGTAAACGTAGGGGAGTTAAGCAGCCAGTTCAAATGTTATAGAAGGCTGATTGGTTGGTTGTATTTTAAATGGGATATCcctgtatattttcttttctaacaGTTTTTGAACTGTGATATATGTTGAATTCAAATAGCCATAACTTAATCTTTTACAATTGACTGTGAGGTATATTGGTAAAATCaaacttatgtaatttttaagtgtaaatgACTTCTTTTACACATTAAGAATAATTGTGATTATGCAAAGTACTTCAAAATATCTGTCTaaagatatttgtttattaatgtgaAAGAAATGCTCCTATATTAGACATGTCCTGGACTAACAGTTTATTTTAGGGATTACATTTATGTAGGGAATATCCACAGAAGGAAAATTGTAAGAAGAAGAATAACATAGTGATTTGTAACTTAAGAGAATGGTTCAGTTCTTCTTTGAATATAGTTGTTCAGAGCAgctgcttttaaaattaaaattggcaATCTTCTTATAGAGTTGATGGCTGAAGaagcagaacaaaaaataaacaaaacagttgACATATATTTTAGATACTTTTATATTAAGAAGAATCATTGTGATTATACAAAAAGCACGTTCCAAAATGGTTTTGTAATTggttgaaaattgtaataaaggatttgaaattaaataaatttatttactatttacctTACTATTCCATATGGTCAATATCCACTTTCAGACATTTTTAATATGACTATCAGGGTATGTACCCAATTATAACCCTACACAAAAGTTCCTTATATGTTTCAAAATGCTGGCATCATCATGAAGAGATAAAACTCTTGGCAGTCTATTGtaggaattacaaaaaatctcTCACATAAACTCTTACAGTAAAGTCTTCATGTGATCTGTGGAACAGTGCTGTGCATTATCACATAGTAGAACAACGCTCTTTATAATTAGtgttctttactatttttttttttttttttaattggcttcTGGAGCTTCTTCAGCATTTCACAGTAAACTTCTGTTGTTATTGGACATGATCCCAGATTCCATAAAAGCTATCAGCAAGATTCCCATTCTCATTTGAGTCTCAAATAGTTTTCCTACCAagagatcaaataaaaaaaaaactgatgactGATATCCGGTCATCAGTTTTTGATTTGATAATAtctacttgaatatttttttgtatttaaataagtttatgtttacatattttcataCTGTAGTATAACTTTATTACCATAAACATGTCTGAATTTGTTGATAGGTCTTGGTGGCAATGAGCCCTCATTACAAAATGCAAATACAGCTATAGCTTATCAAAAGTTCGAGTATGATTTTGGAcattgtagattaaaataaaatgtttgtatttatatttcaccTCTCATATATTTAGTGTACAAAATTCTGTAATGTTGACTATACATGAACTTAGAGTGACTTATCAAGCTGGACTAAAATCAGTGAGGTAACTCCTTTACCTGATGtactgtttatgttttttttttttaattgattaattgcattttttattcgAATGATCTTTAACTTAATTAGTGAATAAGAAGTTTCTTGATTATTCATatcatcttataaatttattaagtgtagtattttttttcaagcaaagtgaaaattaaataatgaaacagaCATCATAgtattaaatgcattttaaataattaaaaaatttgttaaatgaaaatttaaaaaattgtgaaattaaattttaaccttaaagattttaaatgtaaaaactacattttatttaaaacaacacccCTTTTGCATCGATTTCATGGCAAAACCTGGCAATAACTGGAATGAACTGAACAAGACCTCTTATATTAGCCTTAAGCAGATTTCATGTTGAATTGGATATCTTTAACATTATCAAGTTATTCTTTCAGTgataaaaattttggaaacagGAAATCCACTGGTAAAGATATGTGAAGACTACTAGGGATGATTAGAACATAATTTCCTTTTTGGGTCAAAACTTTCTGGACAGCCATTTATTTACCTGTTGACCTGCTCCATTGTTATGAAAAAGAATTCAACTGGGTGGTGACATGAAAAAGAATTCAACTGGGTGGTGACAATCAGGCCATATATAATACATATGGTGGTTTTGGAACCATAAGCATTCCAGAACACCAAAAACTGATCATTAATAGTTCATTCCTCTGggaaaaaattcatgttaaatgattcttttgttgtagaaaaatacaaaaattttctttaccttagATCTTTGAAGACAATTTCTTTGTCATTTGGTAATTCTACTGACTTCTATTTAATGTATAGTTATAGGAAAATCCAGTTAAATTTTCCCCCACAATTgagttaaaattttctaaatttatttctataaactatatggaaattgttttttacatactgcacaatcatttatttcattacctGATAAGGAATGTGATAAAATTTAGTAATCAACCTTCTTTAATATCTAAGTGTTCCTTACCACTTGCAAACTGTACAGATCACCTGAAGAATATCAATGCTCAAGATAAACACTTATTCCAATTCATTTGTCTCATTAACTGCACAGTCATGGATACAGttttcctgaaattaaaatagaatgcgATAATTGCTCTCGGTTTCATTGTGCTTACATGACAGTAAAGTCCTATTGCCTACGTAACATGGTGCTACCTTTCTCAATGTTTAGTGTGAGACTATGCTGTTGCCTGATTacaaatgaaagatttttttggaTGGTTTGTTGAGATGGTATTTGTGTTTCAGGTTAGTGTAAAATCTTGTTATTTAATTGTCGAACTGATTTTTAAGTATTAgctatattattattgtagttcaTTTTTGGTGTGTTTTTAGGTTGCGTCAGGAACAGTATCAGCCTCCTCTCACTCATCTAGATAGCTGTGGGGCAATGGCACGATATCCATACCCTCATCCTTATGCTACTAACCGTTATTACAATTATAGTTACCCCCAACCACGATATACCCATACTGTTATTAGTCCAATTCAACCATACCCACCACATCCGCACCCACCGCATCCACATCCTCATTATTATGATCAGTATTATGGCTATTATCCAGTAAAAAATGGTTGTGTACCTCCATCACCTCTTGTTACTTGCTCTGTACCGACTGCACAGCTTATTGAACTTGATCCTCCATCAGATCCTATTGTAAGTACACACAGAAGGAGTTCATCAGATCATAGAATAGAATCAGAATATCGGAAAAATAGTTCAGTGGATAGATATTCAACAGATATGTATAATAATCGGCATCATACAATATCGGATGATATATCTTCATCAAGAAAGGACAAGAATAAAGATTGGGATAACTGGGATTTTGTTTATAAGACTTTAGAAGGAAAAAGAGGTGGTATTACTGATGATGGACTACCGCCTGTAAATGCTACAACAAATGAGAGATGGGATCGAAGGGATGTCAAATGTAATAATGTAGCAACACCTATTGAATTAGATGAAGCATTGAAGGCTTTCAGTTTAGATGATTTACATCAGATTACTGTACCAGATCAAagagtaaaaaaatcaaatgagcCTGTGAATAAATTAAGTAACATTATAAATGAAGATGCACAATCTGTTACAAGAAGTACTAGTAGCATCAGCAGAAGAGATATTTATACCGGTGGAGAAGTGTCACCTCTTGTACCAACTAATGATAATGGCTCTAATATACCTACTAGTCCAAAACACCATGCACAGACAACAGTAAGACCGCAGAAAAAGAATGAACTATTAAAAGAAGATCAGTCAAAGTTTTTGTCTGTTGATGCCAGAAGGTTACGTGTAAAATTAACTGATGAAAAGTGGGAATGTGTTACTTGTAC comes from Lycorma delicatula isolate Av1 chromosome 3, ASM4794821v1, whole genome shotgun sequence and encodes:
- the tamo gene encoding PUB and ZnF_RBZ domain-containing protein tamozhennic; this encodes MAAGCLLRDRLEELWLHIAQLHLTYLEADESPRKLDEKKRLEAYIREYLCIAPHDRKFCLDATREVLHRSVESKEDFSAYRATQAWTAIAAYAQNLLAQPWRKEFHEIKTYCGYYKHHVQSGLVGAELILEAMGYKRTSQSSLVLDGPVDPDRVSIVSQDSLIALVECQIIRTIYAEVLKLIPTCSWSDVLRFREQHAGSPEQAITCLNYRLRQEQYQPPLTHLDSCGAMARYPYPHPYATNRYYNYSYPQPRYTHTVISPIQPYPPHPHPPHPHPHYYDQYYGYYPVKNGCVPPSPLVTCSVPTAQLIELDPPSDPIVSTHRRSSSDHRIESEYRKNSSVDRYSTDMYNNRHHTISDDISSSRKDKNKDWDNWDFVYKTLEGKRGGITDDGLPPVNATTNERWDRRDVKCNNVATPIELDEALKAFSLDDLHQITVPDQRVKKSNEPVNKLSNIINEDAQSVTRSTSSISRRDIYTGGEVSPLVPTNDNGSNIPTSPKHHAQTTVRPQKKNELLKEDQSKFLSVDARRLRVKLTDEKWECVTCTFHNSVSREVCEMCGKSKKVGDESRPLASGGRQCPQCTLVNEKGVTTCEVCGNCLKDSPTYI